AATTGAAAGGGTATTTTGACTCCCTGCCATACTTTGCTAATCTAAATTGCCGTGGGCCAAAGAGGAAAGGTTGTTGCTTGGTTTAGCCTTTTAGATGTGTTAGCTATAAGGTTTTGTAGTTGAAAAACACGTCACGATTGTGGTGCCAATTTCTAACACCACATCTTAGGCTGCGCGTGGCAACGTGTGGCTGGCAGCCAAACACACCCTGAGTCCTAAAAATTTGATATTGAACCTTTCTAAAAACTATTGAGTACGAACAACATACACTCGATCAATAGTTTTCTTTCATTTGTTTCtaaaaacatatgcatcatcttcTATCCGTACATATCAAGCCGTTGACTATGACCGAAATAAGTTGTAAGTTATCGCCCATCCTCGACACCTAATAAGCTCATACCCAAACCCTTTAAAACCTGATATCCATTATCTCCTCTATCTTCTAGTATTCCCGGGTCTAAAAATAGTAGCAGAAAATCCAATTTCAACAAACCTAGAAGGCGGCGCTGGTCGGGCCGTGGTCAGTCGTTCCGACATCATAACTCACATCCAGACTTCTAAaatgaggctgtgtttagttccactccaaattccaaaaagtactacagtacctatcacatcgaatgtttgcgccccgtgcatgaagcattaaatgtagacgaaaaaaaaactaattgcacagtttggtggaaaattacgagacgaacgttttgagcctaattagtccataattgaacactaattgctaaataaaaatgaaagtgctacagtagcccaaattttaaatttcaggcaactaaacacgcgctgaaATATCCATTACCTATTCTATCTTCTAATATTCTTGATTGAAAAATAGTAGACAGACATCCAATCCAATTCCAATAAACCTTCAGGGGAAGAGCGGCGGCGATGGAGTATACCAGCAACGGAGAGCTGGAACGAAAATAATGAGGTATCGGTCATCAGCGTGTTTTCGCGTGAATGCGTCCATTCCCAAGCATACAAAGTGTGAGTAAGACAGAGAAATGTTAGAGTGCCTTTTTTCATCAccataaataaaagaaaataaaataaaatcaagaCTAGATTTACTAAAACGGTCGGAGATGCTCTACGACTACGAGGCAAAAGAGGCGTTGAACGGTCGAGAGGCTCTACGCGGCGCACGACCACTGCAGCGGTCGCAGCTCTCGCCGGAAACGGCCGCGGAAGGGAGTTGTTGAGACGGAGGGTAACGTGACGTGCCAGAACAGAGGTGCTCAAGCTCATCCAGCGTCCCAGCGGCaggaaggaagacgcacggcgtcATCCTCCAACGAAAGGAACGGCCGCCGCCCGCCACACTGGTCAGTCAGCACTCTGCAGTCCAAAAAGCGGTGACACCAGCCAAGCCATCTTCGTCAGAAGGTCAACACAGTTCCGTCTCCAGATGAAGCTTCCAGTACTATGCCAAGGCAGTCTAATTTTTCCAATCCAATATAGagcttgtttagttcccacccaAAATTtaaaaaagtgctacaatatctatcacatcgaatcttgcgatatatgcatggagtattaaatgtagacgaaaaaaaaactaattgcacagtttggttagaaattacgagacgaacgttttgagcctaattagtccacgattgaacactatttaccaaataaaaacgaaaatgctaccgtagCCCAAATTCCTAAATTTAGACAACTAAACACGCTCATAaatgaaattcaaattcaaatagcTTTAGCATGTTCAGAGATTTTCAAcatgttcgctcgttggtttcagccagcccaaaccaaccagccaacagtgttttcctctcacaactcacaataaatcagcaccaaccaactcaaatcagtccagaaaccaaccaccGAACTGACCACGAGCATCACTTCTGTGTTGTGCTGCGTGCCGCCCAATACGACAGACAGGAACGTCAATCAACCGGGCATCATGGAATCGAATAAAATTGCTGCGTGCGGCCCCCATCCATCCCTGGCCACACTGACCCGCTCCGCTCCGCTCCGCCGAATACATTCTCCGCCGCGGCGCCGCCCAGACTGGGACGGGCACTCGACACACTGAGTTGTGGGGCCCGCATTGAGGTGGCCCCGCCGGCCAGTGAGGACCAACGTACGACGGGCACCACGGAATCTGTAAGTGCGCCGCTCGCCTGGCCGGGCCCCCCTTATTTATACGGCCGCGGCGAGGAACCCAAAAGCCACCCACACACACGGAGGAATCCGGCCATCCGGGAGAGGACAGAGGAGCCCTAATCTCAAGGCCGCTCGCTGCTGCGAACCCCCTCCCTCCCGCAGCCGCCAGCCGCACACCCGCCGAGCACCGAGCTCCTCGGGCTTTCTCTCGGCTCTCTGCGTTCCTCCCTCCCGCGCGCGCTCAGGGTTTCGGGATGGAGGCCGAGGCGGCGGCCAAGAGGGCGCGGGAGAGCGGGGAGGACGCCGCCgcggcgggtgcgggtgcgggggccgaggccgaggcggcggcCGCCGGGGCCGGCGAGCAGGCGGGGATCTCCGCCGTCATCCCGGGATGGTTCTCCGAGATTAGCCCCATGTGGCCTGGTGCGTCCCGCTCCTCTGCACCTGGTTGTCGCATCGTGATGCTCCCCTGTTCTGTTCTGTTCTGCTGAGCACACACTCTTCCTTCGGATATTCTTCTTTCGTCACTGCTTATTCTTCTTTCATCATCACTGCTTGTCATGCCAATCACGTGTGCTTGCCCTTGCTCATGGGTGGATTTTGGTGTCTAAATAAATGGTAGGTGAGGCGCACTCTTTGAAGGTGGAGAAGGTGCTGTTCCAAGGGAAATCAGACTAccaaaatgtgatggtttttcaGGTAATTGTTATTACCCTTTGGCTTGCACACAAGCCACCTCCTATTCGTCAGTGGGAATTGATTCTGTTGCCTTTCTGTTTTGCATTATAGTCCTCTACGTACGGCAAGGTGCTTGTCCTCGATGGAGTTATTCAGGTGACAGATAGGGATGAGTGTGCGTACCAAGAGATGATCACCCACCTGCCCCTTTGCTCCATCAAGGACCCCAAGAAGGTATATGACTGACATGGCCCTTTTTGCTGTTGATACCTTGCCTTTATAAACATCTTTATTTGACTTATAtacaattttttttaaagaatacacctctttatttatttttatggCAAAAAAAGTTCAATAAAAACTGCAATTATTAGCTTATAACATGATTGAAATACTTCCCTGGTGCTTCTAGCATCATGTCTTAGGATAATCATGTACATGCTGTGGTCCATTTATGTATTAAAAGGTCTACTCTAATgctatttgcatcaattgaaacaTCTTTAAGAACAGATCATTGGATACTTCATACAGTTCTGGCTTATAATTTGTTTGAGCTTGTAATGCCTCGAAAAgtctgtagtaaaaatttcttaGGAAGTGTATGTATTGCCATGTTTATTAACGAGGTGAGTTTAGGTATTCATACTTTTCAAAATGATGAATATGTATAGTTTCTAAAATTTATTGGATGTAATGATATATTGTTTCATGATACACAGGTGTTGGTTATTGGAGGGGGTGACGGTGGTGTTCTGCGTGAGGTTTCACGGCATTCCTCTGTGGAACAAATTGACATCTGTGAAATTGACAAGATGGTTGTAGATGTAAGATCTCTCTTCCTGTATTAGCCAAAATACTATGCAGTGACCAATGATATTATATTTTCTTTAGTAATTAATGCATTTCAGTGTTTGTGGCTTAAGGGCTTTTAGATGTTTGAGAGCATTTGCTTTCTGTTAGATTACACTGGACACCAATAATTTTGGTTTACGTGTCTTTATCTACCTTCAAATTTATGTCTGCAATTGATTTTACTGATATTACTTGATTTTTTTACTGTAATGTTAGCTGCTCCTGCTATGCctttttcaatttttaaaattcatTCATTTCCATATTTTGATACTACATTTTGTGCTAGTGATTTGTGCTATTTTTCTCTGACCTCGAAGTTCTAGGAGCAGCTAAGTGAAATATTACTATTTCAAATTGTATCTTTTGTCTTGTGGGGTTGTGTTTCACTTGGTATTGCTACCCTGCTACAATCCTAGCTATGTAGGTGTTCTTTGTTTCATGATTATTGCTGGTTTGATGAACTATTGTCTGTTGTAGATGCAATCTTCTTCCTAGATTTAGCAAATTTCTTAAAGCAATTTTGTTAACGTACTTCAGCTTGCTTGgaactaaaaggctttgttgttgtcttAACAGTTATATAACCTTTTCAATGGTTTGTCTCTTGTGTTACTTATTTTTAATTGTCTGTTCCATTGTGCAGGTCTCCAAGCAATTTTTCCCTCATCTAGCTGTTGGATTTGAAGACCCTCGTGTGTCATTACACATTGGAGATGGTTAGTAGCATGTTATATTCTCTGCTTGTCAAGATTTGTTTTGCTTTGCATACTATTTGTTTGGGAGGCAACATCTGAGTCTTGTTTGTCCCTGGTTCAAATGTAGCTTGAATTTTATTACAATCAATACATAGGATATACAACTTCTGGTTTCAACACTTCAACTTGTGTTGATATCATTAGTTGGGTTTGTGTCTCATCCATGTTAATTCTTGTTGGAATTTTGAATGcatattattttatatttatttatttattttgaataCATAATTCTATGTTTGTTTATTATTTGGTCCATAACTAAATTGGCATATGCTACATTTTGAAGTTCCCCTGACAGCACCTGGGCCTGGCCCCTGCTTTTTATTTCCATGGTTCCAGCTTGATATCCGTGCATAGTTTTAGTCATGTCCTTTCTTTCCGATTCTTTTAATAGTTTAATATTGAATTTTTAATGGCCCACTTCATATTTAATGGATGTTTATGTGATGTATTTGATTAATAAGTTCTGTGCTAATATTTATGTG
Above is a genomic segment from Miscanthus floridulus cultivar M001 chromosome 3, ASM1932011v1, whole genome shotgun sequence containing:
- the LOC136545699 gene encoding spermidine synthase 1-like — protein: MEAEAAAKRARESGEDAAAAGAGAGAEAEAAAAGAGEQAGISAVIPGWFSEISPMWPGEAHSLKVEKVLFQGKSDYQNVMVFQSSTYGKVLVLDGVIQVTDRDECAYQEMITHLPLCSIKDPKKVLVIGGGDGGVLREVSRHSSVEQIDICEIDKMVVDVSKQFFPHLAVGFEDPRVSLHIGDGVAFLKNAPEGTYDAVIVDSSDPIGPAQELFEKPFFQSVARALRPGGVVCTQAESIWLHMHIIEDIVVNCRQVFKGSVNYAWTTVPTYPSGVIGFMLCSTEGPAVDFQHPVFNIEEDEHSTKAKGPLKFYNSEIHTASFCLPSFAKRVIEKVN